In a genomic window of Procambarus clarkii isolate CNS0578487 chromosome 12, FALCON_Pclarkii_2.0, whole genome shotgun sequence:
- the LOC123753002 gene encoding pre-mRNA-splicing factor 38-like has product MANRTIREARATHGTNPQYLVEKIIRTRIYDSRYWKEECFALSAELLVDKAIALRCIGGVHGANSIPTPFLCLVLKMLQIQPETDIIIEFITQEDFKYTRALGAFYLRLVCGSLNCYKYLEPLLNDFRKLRVIDRSGQFQFTHMDEYIDCLLRDECSCDIILPRIQKRPIHEANNELKGRVSVLNDDLDNHERESDEEDIFPPPRPRNDPVEPSRTTLCDDQDGRGHSSSPHRGLPCDREREKLRRSHSQETDHERGS; this is encoded by the coding sequence ATGGCCAACCGCACGATCAGGGAAGCCCGGGCCACTCACGGCACAAACCCCCAGTATTTAGTTGAGAAAATTATAAGAACTAGGATATACGACTCTAGATACTGGAAAGAAGAATGCTTTGCCCTCTCGGCGGAATTACTAGTCGACAAAGCAATAGCCCTcaggtgtattggtggtgttcaCGGAGCCAACAGCATACCCACGCCATTCCTATGTCTCGTGCTAAAGATGCTCCAGATCCAACCTGAGACTGACATAATTATAGAATTCATCACACAAGAGGATTTTAAGTATACTCGTGCTTTGGGGGCATTTTACTTGAGACTTGTATGTGGATCACTGAATTGTTACAAGTACCTGGAACCTCTCCTTAATGACTTTAGGAAACTACGCGTTATTGACCGTTCCGGCCAGTTCCAGTTTACTCACATGGATGAATATATTGATTGTTTATTAAGAGATGAATGTTCATGTGATATAATTTTACCGAGGATCCAAAAGAGACCGATTCATGAAGCCAACAACGAGCTTAAAGGTCGAGTATCCGTATTAAATGATGATTTGGACAACCACGAGAGGGAAAGTGATGAGGAGGACATCTTTCCTCCACCAAGaccaagaaatgatccagtagagCCATCCCGAACAACACTCTGTGACGACCAGGATGGCAGAGGCCACTCTAGCTCCCCACACCGAGGCCTTCCatgtgacagagaaagagaaaagctTCGCAGAAGTCACTCACAGGAGACAGATCATGAAAGAGGATCATGA
- the LOC138363996 gene encoding pre-mRNA-splicing factor 38-like yields MANRTIREARATHGTNPQYLVEKIIRTRIYDSRYWKEECFALSAELLVDKAIALRCIGGVHGANSIPTPFLCLVLKMLQIQPETDIIIEFITQEDFKYARALGAFYLRLVCGSLNCYKYLEPLLNDFRKLRVIDRSGQFQFTHMDEYIDCLLRDECSCDIILPRIQKRPIHEANNELKGRVSVLNDDLDNHERESDEEDIFPPPRPRNDPVEPSRTTLCDDQDGRGHSSSPHRGLPCDREREKLRRSHSQETDHERGS; encoded by the coding sequence ATGGCCAACCGCACGATCAGGGAAGCCCGGGCCACTCACGGCACAAATCCCCAGTATTTAGTTGAGAAAATTATAAGAACTAGGATATACGACTCTAGATACTGGAAAGAAGAATGCTTTGCCCTCTCGGCGGAATTACTAGTCGACAAAGCAATAGCCCTcaggtgtattggtggtgttcaCGGAGCCAACAGCATACCCACGCCATTCCTATGTCTCGTGCTAAAGATGCTCCAGATCCAACCTGAGACTGACATAATTATAGAATTCATCACACAAGAGGATTTTAAGTATGCTCGTGCTTTGGGGGCATTTTACTTGAGACTTGTATGTGGATCACTGAATTGTTACAAGTACCTGGAACCTCTCCTTAATGACTTTAGGAAACTACGCGTTATTGACCGTTCCGGCCAGTTCCAGTTTACTCACATGGATGAATATATTGATTGTTTATTAAGAGATGAATGTTCATGTGATATAATTTTACCGAGGATCCAAAAGAGACCGATTCATGAAGCCAACAACGAGCTTAAAGGTCGAGTATCCGTATTAAATGATGATTTGGACAACCACGAGAGGGAAAGTGATGAGGAGGACATCTTTCCTCCACCAAGaccaagaaatgatccagtagagCCATCCCGAACAACACTCTGTGACGACCAGGATGGCAGAGGCCACTCTAGCTCCCCACACCGAGGCCTTCCatgtgacagagaaagagaaaagctTCGCAGAAGTCACTCACAGGAGACAGATCATGAAAGAGGATCATGA